Proteins found in one Xyrauchen texanus isolate HMW12.3.18 chromosome 30, RBS_HiC_50CHRs, whole genome shotgun sequence genomic segment:
- the LOC127624404 gene encoding KATNB1-like protein 1 isoform X1 — MLQPLQSLIMATGSHVGSNTEVHRLKQAQTHELLKRMVCSGDEKNMREVDYLLKDESDQERFPVGHCVHKYSKAKQVVVSKKKTHLFRVGSGICRRSIIACKTSDMANKENELTCADDVQAILYSDNCGFPVNLIETSKMAGAGSKYSDYFTEVSYFQ; from the exons ATGTTACAACCTCTAC AGTCCCTTATTATGGCCACTGGAAGTCATGTTGGGAGTAACACAGAAGTCCACAGGCTTAAGCAGGCCCAGACCCATGAACTTCTCAAACGTATGGTTTGTTCTGGAGATGAGAAGAACATGAGGGAA GTGGATTATTTACTCAAGGACGAATCAGATCAAGAGAG ATTTCCAGTGGGCCATTGTGTGCACAAATACAGCAAAGCAAAACAAGTGGTGGTTAGCAAGAAGAAAACGCATCTCTTCAGGGTTGGATCAGGAATATGTCGGAGATCAATCATTGCATGcaagacgtctgacatggcaaaCAAAGAGAATGAACTGACCTGTGCTGATGATGTGCAGGCTATTCTTTATAGTGACAATTGTGGGTTCCCTGTGAACTTAATAGAGACCTCAAAAATGGCAGGAGCTGGCTCCAAGTATAGTGATTATTTTACTGAGGTGAGTTATTTTCAGTGA
- the LOC127624404 gene encoding KATNB1-like protein 1 isoform X2 — MATGSHVGSNTEVHRLKQAQTHELLKRMVCSGDEKNMREVDYLLKDESDQERFPVGHCVHKYSKAKQVVVSKKKTHLFRVGSGICRRSIIACKTSDMANKENELTCADDVQAILYSDNCGFPVNLIETSKMAGAGSKYSDYFTEVSYFQ; from the exons ATGGCCACTGGAAGTCATGTTGGGAGTAACACAGAAGTCCACAGGCTTAAGCAGGCCCAGACCCATGAACTTCTCAAACGTATGGTTTGTTCTGGAGATGAGAAGAACATGAGGGAA GTGGATTATTTACTCAAGGACGAATCAGATCAAGAGAG ATTTCCAGTGGGCCATTGTGTGCACAAATACAGCAAAGCAAAACAAGTGGTGGTTAGCAAGAAGAAAACGCATCTCTTCAGGGTTGGATCAGGAATATGTCGGAGATCAATCATTGCATGcaagacgtctgacatggcaaaCAAAGAGAATGAACTGACCTGTGCTGATGATGTGCAGGCTATTCTTTATAGTGACAATTGTGGGTTCCCTGTGAACTTAATAGAGACCTCAAAAATGGCAGGAGCTGGCTCCAAGTATAGTGATTATTTTACTGAGGTGAGTTATTTTCAGTGA